The Haloarchaeobius amylolyticus genome window below encodes:
- a CDS encoding ABC transporter substrate-binding protein: MLGTLGALGVGGLAGCTSGGNGTDTETTTATDGGGGGNGTTKTTTQADVSASGTVKVGIMQPMSGDLQYYGMQSIWGFLSGLAYRTDTDPLTDVKTGTRTVEDGDVTWELHFKDTGFSADKAQTIATDFVQNEQVDVLFGCTSSSSATRVIETVVKTPAVDIPFIAGPAASADITANENTCSNQVFRANENTAMDARSGGTYVATETDIEKVFLMGADYSFGKAVVNNYRNVLEANGITITGERFVPQGYSEFDGLFQAAVDSGADAVVGGFTVATLPNFMTTAANYDVRVFGGFATEITNSVVGSVLQNILGKPLSAQKIRDAEVGPFTTRYHWNQYDNEINNAFVDMYTSAYGKVPDLFTSGTFTAASSLHQAVQASGSTEGVDIRGALEGMTVADTPKGPDGYTYQEYNGQARSEMTVAYPVPTSDEWKSNWGAAIMPGDPVARLSADDVTIPADSDQMGCSL; encoded by the coding sequence ATGCTGGGAACGTTGGGTGCACTCGGGGTCGGCGGCCTCGCCGGGTGTACGAGTGGCGGTAACGGAACGGACACCGAAACCACGACAGCCACCGACGGTGGCGGTGGCGGCAACGGGACGACGAAGACGACGACACAGGCCGACGTCTCCGCGTCGGGGACCGTCAAGGTCGGCATCATGCAGCCGATGTCGGGCGACCTCCAGTACTACGGGATGCAGTCCATCTGGGGCTTCCTCTCGGGGCTGGCCTACCGCACCGACACCGACCCGCTGACCGACGTGAAGACAGGCACCCGCACCGTCGAGGACGGCGACGTGACCTGGGAGTTGCACTTCAAGGACACCGGCTTCTCGGCCGACAAGGCCCAGACCATCGCGACGGACTTCGTCCAGAACGAGCAGGTCGACGTGCTGTTCGGCTGTACCTCCTCGTCCTCTGCGACCCGGGTCATCGAGACGGTCGTGAAGACGCCGGCGGTCGACATCCCGTTCATCGCGGGGCCCGCCGCCTCGGCGGACATCACCGCGAACGAGAACACCTGCTCGAACCAGGTGTTCCGCGCGAACGAGAACACGGCGATGGACGCCCGGTCGGGTGGGACCTACGTCGCCACGGAGACCGACATCGAGAAGGTGTTCCTCATGGGGGCGGACTACTCCTTCGGGAAGGCCGTCGTCAACAACTACCGGAACGTCCTCGAGGCGAACGGCATCACCATCACGGGCGAACGGTTCGTCCCGCAGGGCTACTCCGAGTTCGACGGGCTGTTCCAGGCGGCCGTCGACTCCGGCGCAGACGCTGTCGTCGGCGGGTTCACCGTCGCGACGCTGCCGAACTTCATGACCACGGCGGCGAACTACGACGTGCGCGTCTTCGGTGGGTTCGCGACCGAGATCACGAACTCCGTCGTCGGCTCGGTGCTCCAGAACATCCTCGGCAAGCCGCTCTCGGCACAGAAGATTCGCGACGCCGAGGTCGGGCCGTTCACCACCCGCTACCACTGGAACCAGTACGACAACGAGATCAACAACGCCTTCGTCGACATGTACACCAGCGCCTACGGGAAGGTGCCCGACCTGTTCACCTCGGGGACCTTCACCGCGGCCTCCTCGCTGCACCAGGCCGTGCAGGCGTCGGGCTCGACGGAGGGTGTCGACATCCGGGGCGCCCTCGAGGGCATGACCGTCGCAGACACCCCGAAGGGCCCCGACGGGTACACCTACCAGGAGTACAACGGCCAGGCCCGCTCCGAGATGACGGTCGCGTACCCGGTGCCGACCAGCGACGAGTGGAAGTCCAACTGGGGCGCCGCCATCATGCCGGGCGACCCGGTCGCCCGTCTCAGCGCGGACGACGTCACCATCCCCGCGGACTCGGACCAGATGGGGTGCTCGCTGTAG
- a CDS encoding helix-turn-helix domain-containing protein has protein sequence MIDLSMDMEQYDCPFIDTTADHDVAFAAAHWEFNPVAEELECRMVVEGADRGALDNGLHTLQDHDQMHDIDLLAKRENVAHLRTVMGQTDAMATIRRNDGYITGPFYIEDGSEMWHVGFDDEGRANGTLSELEKHNEFEVLERESTTLPSMNDIVRNAGAAMSLIDGCRDLSDVERKTLETAASEGYFESPRETTLGDLADEFGVSKPAVSKNLRRGQQKMVDRVVEALSELDE, from the coding sequence ATGATAGACCTCTCGATGGACATGGAGCAGTACGACTGCCCGTTCATCGACACCACCGCGGACCACGACGTCGCCTTCGCGGCCGCACACTGGGAGTTCAACCCGGTCGCGGAGGAGCTGGAGTGTCGGATGGTCGTCGAAGGAGCGGACAGGGGGGCGCTCGACAACGGCCTGCACACGCTGCAGGACCACGACCAGATGCACGACATCGACCTGCTGGCGAAGCGCGAGAACGTCGCGCACCTGCGGACGGTCATGGGCCAGACCGACGCGATGGCGACCATCCGCCGCAACGACGGCTACATCACCGGCCCGTTCTACATCGAAGACGGCAGCGAGATGTGGCACGTGGGGTTCGACGACGAGGGGCGGGCGAACGGGACGCTCTCCGAACTGGAGAAACACAACGAGTTCGAGGTCCTCGAACGCGAGTCGACGACGCTGCCCTCGATGAACGACATCGTCCGGAACGCGGGTGCCGCGATGTCGCTCATCGACGGCTGTCGCGACCTCTCAGACGTGGAGCGCAAGACCCTGGAGACGGCCGCCAGCGAGGGCTACTTCGAGAGCCCGCGCGAGACCACATTGGGTGACCTCGCCGACGAGTTCGGCGTCTCGAAGCCGGCCGTCTCGAAGAACCTCCGGCGCGGCCAGCAGAAGATGGTCGACCGCGTCGTGGAGGCGCTCTCCGAACTCGACGAGTAG
- a CDS encoding alpha/beta fold hydrolase, which yields MEHVVNDGVRIAYEVDGPADAPVIAFCEGLGYGRWMWRFQRRRLEDYRTIVFDNRGTGDSDVPEPADEGEDPRYSIELFASDLEAVLDAEGVESAHVVGASMGGMTAQQYARDYDRAETLTLLCTSHGGEESVPTPESTQERMFEVPPEYDEREALRYKMQPAMSDDFWEDNDDLVEEIIDWRLSSDAPPEARLAQAGAVAAFDSTPWLEDLTIPAKVLHGTADRVLPVENGRRLHERLPESTLELYEHGSHLFFIESADAVTADIREHVESHAA from the coding sequence ATGGAACACGTGGTAAACGACGGGGTCCGCATCGCCTACGAGGTCGACGGGCCAGCGGACGCCCCCGTCATCGCCTTCTGCGAGGGGCTCGGCTACGGGCGCTGGATGTGGCGCTTCCAGCGACGACGGCTCGAGGACTACCGGACCATCGTCTTCGACAACCGGGGCACCGGCGACTCCGACGTGCCCGAACCGGCCGACGAGGGCGAGGACCCCCGGTACAGCATCGAGCTGTTCGCCAGCGACCTCGAGGCCGTGCTGGACGCCGAGGGGGTCGAGTCGGCCCACGTCGTGGGCGCGAGCATGGGCGGGATGACGGCCCAGCAGTACGCCCGCGACTACGACCGCGCCGAGACCCTCACCCTGCTGTGTACCTCCCACGGGGGCGAGGAGTCGGTCCCGACGCCGGAGTCGACCCAGGAGCGGATGTTCGAGGTCCCGCCGGAGTACGACGAGCGCGAGGCCCTCCGGTACAAGATGCAGCCCGCGATGTCCGACGACTTCTGGGAGGACAACGACGACCTCGTCGAGGAGATCATCGACTGGCGGCTGAGCTCCGACGCGCCACCCGAGGCTCGCCTCGCTCAGGCCGGCGCGGTCGCCGCCTTCGACAGCACCCCGTGGCTGGAGGACCTCACCATCCCGGCGAAGGTGCTGCACGGGACCGCCGACCGGGTACTCCCGGTCGAGAACGGGAGACGGCTCCACGAGCGCCTGCCCGAGAGCACGCTGGAGCTGTACGAGCACGGCTCGCACCTGTTCTTCATCGAGTCGGCCGACGCCGTGACCGCGGACATCCGCGAGCACGTGGAGAGTCATGCGGCATAG
- a CDS encoding DUF429 domain-containing protein, translating into MNSRRQFVGVDGTPDGWVAVQYGEDGFADVVRYDEMAALWDDNAGAETILVDVPIGLAAAAAAREPEQEARRVLEGRTGSVFNVPIREVVDEEDYHEANRRQKDRIGKGLMQQTFNITPKIRAVDDLLNGGSDATQETIRESHPEVCFWAFNDAEPMQFSKTGQPAAAFWERVAVLETVDDDFTDALAAAGKTIAGWDDPELSNDDLLDAFVLALTATVGTETGYETLPAEPETDEEGLRMEMVYAEPPSQN; encoded by the coding sequence ATGAATTCGAGGCGGCAGTTCGTCGGTGTCGACGGGACCCCGGACGGCTGGGTCGCGGTACAGTACGGCGAGGACGGGTTCGCGGACGTGGTCCGATACGACGAGATGGCCGCCCTGTGGGACGACAACGCGGGCGCGGAGACGATTCTCGTGGACGTGCCCATCGGGCTGGCGGCGGCTGCGGCGGCGCGAGAGCCCGAGCAGGAAGCCCGTCGTGTTCTCGAAGGGCGCACCGGAAGCGTGTTCAACGTCCCGATTCGCGAGGTCGTGGACGAGGAGGACTACCACGAGGCCAACCGCCGGCAGAAGGACCGGATCGGCAAGGGCCTCATGCAACAGACGTTCAACATCACGCCGAAGATACGGGCGGTGGACGACCTGCTGAACGGGGGTTCCGACGCGACACAGGAGACCATCCGCGAATCCCATCCCGAGGTCTGCTTCTGGGCGTTCAACGACGCGGAACCGATGCAGTTCTCGAAGACGGGCCAGCCCGCGGCCGCCTTCTGGGAGCGCGTCGCGGTCCTCGAGACCGTCGACGACGACTTCACCGACGCCCTCGCGGCCGCCGGGAAGACGATCGCGGGCTGGGACGACCCCGAACTCTCCAACGACGACCTGCTCGACGCGTTCGTGCTGGCGCTGACGGCGACGGTCGGGACCGAGACGGGATACGAGACGCTCCCGGCAGAGCCCGAGACCGACGAGGAAGGGCTCCGGATGGAGATGGTGTACGCCGAACCGCCCTCACAGAACTGA
- a CDS encoding DUF7350 domain-containing protein — protein MRRRTFLAAGAGAAATGLAGCAGLLETQTAGIPPVLSDRPDAVYYPTHVEGMQMESMTTSGDYKLGLMYSYPHRFWTVSGTEAELVDIEPDDAVHLMVAVWDPETGIVLPDAGVSLEVTKDGDLVTEETIYAMLSQPMGFHYGANFPLEGTATYQVEVSVGGLSGVRTTGAFEGRFAESTTATLDLSYSEGEKEQIMYENTQDRAGALEAVPPMETKMPLGVAPAQADLPGRALGAPKSGDAVLATQAVDADRFGDGTYLAVSARSPYNRMVLPSMALRATVARDGETVFDGDLTPTFDPELHHHYGAAVESIESGDEVTLTPTIPPQAARHEGYETAFVEMAETTFTVA, from the coding sequence ATGAGACGACGCACGTTCCTCGCGGCCGGTGCCGGCGCGGCCGCGACAGGGCTCGCCGGCTGTGCCGGGCTGCTGGAGACACAGACGGCGGGCATCCCGCCGGTCCTCTCCGACCGTCCGGACGCGGTCTACTATCCCACCCACGTCGAGGGGATGCAGATGGAGTCGATGACGACGAGTGGCGACTACAAACTCGGGCTGATGTACAGCTACCCCCATCGGTTCTGGACGGTGTCGGGCACCGAGGCCGAGCTGGTCGACATCGAACCCGACGACGCGGTCCACCTGATGGTCGCGGTCTGGGACCCCGAGACGGGAATCGTCCTCCCCGACGCCGGCGTGAGCCTCGAGGTGACGAAAGACGGCGACCTCGTCACCGAGGAGACCATCTACGCGATGCTCTCCCAGCCCATGGGCTTTCACTACGGCGCGAACTTCCCGCTGGAGGGCACCGCCACCTACCAGGTCGAGGTGTCCGTCGGCGGCCTCTCGGGCGTCCGGACGACCGGCGCGTTCGAGGGGAGGTTCGCGGAGTCGACCACCGCGACGCTCGACCTCAGCTACAGCGAGGGTGAGAAAGAGCAGATCATGTACGAGAACACCCAGGACCGCGCCGGCGCGCTCGAGGCCGTCCCACCGATGGAAACGAAGATGCCCCTCGGCGTCGCGCCCGCACAGGCCGACCTCCCCGGTCGCGCCCTCGGCGCCCCGAAATCGGGCGACGCGGTGCTCGCGACGCAGGCCGTCGACGCCGACCGGTTCGGCGACGGCACGTACCTCGCGGTGTCGGCGCGGTCGCCGTACAACCGGATGGTGCTCCCCTCGATGGCACTGCGCGCGACGGTGGCTCGCGACGGCGAGACCGTCTTCGACGGCGACCTGACCCCGACGTTCGACCCCGAACTGCACCACCACTACGGTGCGGCGGTCGAGTCCATCGAGTCCGGCGACGAGGTGACGCTCACCCCCACCATCCCGCCGCAGGCCGCCAGACACGAGGGCTACGAGACGGCCTTCGTCGAGATGGCCGAGACGACGTTCACGGTAGCGTAA
- a CDS encoding DNA primase large subunit PriL (p41; involved in priming for DNA replication; forms a heterodimer of small and large subunit (Pfup41 and Pfup46); primase from Pyrococcus furiosus uses deoxyribonucleotides as a substrate and can synthesize long DNA strands in vitro which means it may be involved in both de novo primer synthesis and elongation; enzyme from Sulfolobus solfataricus has higher affinity for ribonucleotides and also possesses 3'-terminal nucleotidyl transferase activity; priming is stimulated by thymine-rich synthetic bubbles) gives MERLHARYPFFAAAREAVDEAAVDLGELVAREDDPAVDRAIERVTTALTEHTTGEMRRDNRTELLSYPVARVLVSLVDDPVVTQTYAKAEAATAAERVRSDLDTTTQLKSASGSDLTVARLLREFDLAGDVTEAETGYRVAVGAYLRLAGDRDGDSWRLPRRSLADGTVPVSRDELLTLLRGAIEERVMLGLPFQVPDVIAEHLEDEVERIEDVLSDPALPTSFGPVDANSFPPCVDHLLERAQDEEDELAPPSWFTLCAFCATVGMDPEEVVAVTRATGETAERIRYQMAKLAREDGSIEYPPVSCTTVQAYGDCVNQDEVCAEISHPLAYYETRVETADD, from the coding sequence ATGGAGCGTCTTCACGCCCGGTATCCGTTCTTCGCGGCGGCCCGCGAGGCCGTCGACGAGGCGGCGGTCGACCTCGGCGAGCTGGTGGCCCGCGAGGACGACCCCGCGGTCGACCGGGCCATCGAGCGGGTCACGACCGCGCTGACCGAGCACACGACCGGCGAGATGCGACGCGACAACCGGACCGAACTCCTCTCGTACCCCGTCGCGCGCGTGCTCGTCTCGCTCGTCGACGACCCGGTCGTCACCCAGACCTACGCCAAGGCGGAGGCCGCGACCGCCGCCGAGCGCGTCCGCTCGGACCTCGACACCACCACGCAGTTGAAGTCCGCGAGCGGGAGCGACCTCACCGTCGCGCGCCTGCTCCGTGAGTTCGACCTCGCCGGGGACGTGACCGAGGCCGAGACCGGCTACCGGGTCGCGGTCGGCGCGTACCTGCGGCTGGCCGGCGACCGCGACGGCGACTCGTGGCGGCTGCCCCGGCGCAGCCTCGCCGACGGGACCGTCCCCGTGAGCCGCGACGAACTCCTCACGCTGCTGCGCGGTGCCATCGAGGAGCGCGTCATGCTCGGCCTCCCGTTCCAGGTACCAGACGTCATCGCCGAACACCTCGAGGACGAGGTCGAACGCATCGAGGACGTGCTCTCGGACCCTGCCCTCCCGACCTCGTTCGGGCCGGTCGACGCCAACTCGTTCCCGCCGTGTGTCGACCACCTGCTCGAGCGCGCACAGGACGAGGAGGACGAGCTCGCGCCCCCGTCGTGGTTCACGCTCTGTGCGTTCTGTGCGACCGTCGGGATGGACCCCGAGGAGGTCGTCGCGGTGACCCGGGCGACCGGCGAGACCGCAGAGCGCATCCGCTACCAGATGGCCAAACTGGCGCGCGAGGACGGCAGCATCGAGTACCCGCCGGTGTCGTGTACGACCGTGCAGGCCTACGGCGACTGCGTGAACCAGGACGAGGTCTGTGCGGAGATATCGCACCCGCTCGCGTACTACGAGACGAGAGTAGAGACTGCGGACGACTGA
- a CDS encoding MaoC family dehydratase translates to MAVATVGDLATATMTVEIEDIEAYAALVGDENPIHMEQAYAEETMFDGRIAHGMLSAGVVSAALADLPGDVVYLSQDLQFQAPVQPGDRVEAVAEVVEHVGDDRLRVQTTVEVGETTVLGGEAVVLSLPHEAPEASGAESEAEAGAD, encoded by the coding sequence ATGGCAGTAGCTACGGTGGGTGACTTGGCAACTGCGACGATGACAGTAGAGATCGAAGATATCGAGGCCTACGCGGCGCTCGTCGGCGACGAGAACCCGATCCACATGGAGCAGGCGTATGCGGAGGAGACGATGTTCGACGGACGCATCGCCCACGGCATGCTCTCGGCGGGCGTCGTCAGCGCCGCGCTCGCGGACCTCCCCGGCGACGTGGTCTACCTCTCACAGGACCTCCAGTTCCAGGCGCCGGTCCAACCCGGCGACCGGGTCGAGGCCGTGGCCGAGGTCGTCGAGCACGTCGGCGACGACCGACTCCGGGTCCAGACGACGGTCGAGGTCGGCGAGACGACGGTGCTCGGCGGCGAGGCGGTCGTCCTCTCGCTCCCCCACGAGGCCCCGGAGGCGAGCGGCGCAGAGTCGGAAGCGGAAGCCGGCGCGGACTGA
- a CDS encoding class I adenylate-forming enzyme family protein, producing the protein MRHSQRPYEWVGAWSERRASLSPDAVGLRDATTGEAYTYADLDRRANRTARLLREHGVASGPETQTGEAGGRVVTLSRNRPELVDLFFATGKTGGVLAPLSHRLACRELAELLADVAPDLVVVEGPFDDLLAEALAHEACEYDGPVLGLGESSYPGFLAALPDDDSPVETADVAMDDPHLFLHTGGSTGTPKETVITHGSIAWNSVNTITAWGLRPEDVTPMVFPMFHTGGWNVLTVPCFHLGAEVVIAREFDPEEVLRIVDERDATVLVAVPAVLRMMTQADGWETADLSTLRFAKSGGGPCREAVMEEWWSRGVDLSQGYGLTECGPNNFAMPDGWPHEKADSVGVPAMHVDVRIVDDEGTEVPEGDIGELEISSPHAAHEYWHAPEETAETFGEGWVSTGDLARRDEDGYVYIEGRKKNMYVSGGENVYPAEVEDVVAKHQKVDEVVVIPVPDDQWGQVGKAVVQGDASLTLEELTEFLEGKLARFKRPRHLAFVDEMPTSGPSKIDREAVKERFGGE; encoded by the coding sequence ATGCGGCATAGCCAGCGCCCCTACGAGTGGGTCGGCGCGTGGTCCGAGCGCCGCGCCAGCCTCTCGCCCGACGCGGTCGGCCTGCGGGACGCGACCACCGGCGAGGCGTACACCTACGCCGACCTGGACCGGCGCGCGAACCGGACCGCCCGCCTGCTCCGCGAGCACGGCGTCGCCAGCGGCCCGGAGACGCAGACCGGGGAGGCCGGCGGCCGCGTCGTCACGCTCTCGCGCAACCGGCCGGAACTCGTGGACCTGTTCTTCGCGACGGGGAAGACCGGTGGCGTGCTCGCGCCGCTCTCGCACCGCCTCGCGTGCCGGGAACTCGCCGAGTTGCTGGCCGACGTGGCCCCCGACCTCGTCGTGGTCGAGGGTCCCTTCGACGACCTGCTCGCGGAGGCGCTGGCCCACGAGGCCTGTGAGTACGACGGCCCGGTACTCGGCCTCGGGGAGTCCTCGTACCCGGGCTTCCTGGCCGCGCTGCCCGACGACGACTCGCCGGTCGAGACCGCCGACGTCGCGATGGACGACCCGCACCTGTTCCTGCACACCGGCGGCTCGACGGGCACGCCGAAGGAGACCGTCATCACCCACGGGAGCATCGCCTGGAACTCCGTCAACACCATCACGGCGTGGGGGCTCCGGCCCGAGGACGTCACCCCGATGGTGTTCCCGATGTTCCACACCGGCGGCTGGAACGTCCTCACCGTCCCCTGCTTCCACCTCGGCGCGGAGGTCGTCATCGCCCGCGAGTTCGACCCCGAAGAGGTCCTCAGAATCGTGGACGAACGCGACGCGACCGTCCTCGTGGCGGTCCCCGCCGTCCTGCGGATGATGACCCAGGCCGACGGCTGGGAGACCGCCGACCTCTCGACGCTCCGGTTCGCCAAGTCCGGCGGCGGCCCCTGCCGCGAGGCCGTCATGGAGGAATGGTGGTCCCGCGGCGTGGACCTCTCGCAGGGCTACGGCCTCACCGAGTGCGGCCCGAACAACTTCGCGATGCCCGACGGCTGGCCCCACGAGAAGGCCGACAGCGTCGGCGTCCCCGCGATGCACGTGGACGTACGAATCGTCGACGACGAGGGTACGGAAGTGCCCGAGGGCGACATCGGCGAACTGGAGATCTCGAGTCCCCACGCTGCCCACGAGTACTGGCACGCCCCCGAGGAGACCGCCGAGACCTTTGGCGAGGGGTGGGTCAGCACCGGCGACCTCGCCCGCCGCGACGAGGACGGCTACGTCTACATCGAGGGACGCAAGAAGAACATGTACGTCTCCGGCGGCGAGAACGTCTACCCCGCCGAGGTCGAGGACGTGGTGGCGAAGCACCAGAAGGTCGACGAGGTGGTCGTCATCCCGGTCCCCGACGACCAGTGGGGGCAGGTCGGGAAGGCCGTCGTGCAGGGCGACGCGAGCCTCACGCTGGAGGAACTGACGGAGTTCCTGGAGGGCAAACTGGCCCGGTTCAAGCGCCCGCGACACCTCGCGTTCGTCGACGAGATGCCGACCTCGGGGCCGTCGAAGATAGATAGAGAGGCGGTCAAGGAGCGGTTCGGCGGCGAGTAG
- a CDS encoding ABC transporter ATP-binding protein: MLRTSGLTKRFGGVTAVDDVDFGLADDECCALIGPNGAGKTTFFNLLTGALAPTEGRVEFRVDGDWRDITDFEPHQTASVGLHRSYQITNVFPTATVLENVRVAAQADSDATARFWRNVDAFPEFVAEAEAILDRVGLGGKTETVAQNLSHGEKRQLELGIALAGDPDVLLLDEPAAGVSSESVDDIVDLIRDIAGDHSVLLVEHNMDVVMDLADRIAVLHRGSLIADGEPEAVREDEAVQEAYLGGYDADAEHVAGAEASTGGGSDAGSDSEGGAA; the protein is encoded by the coding sequence CTGCTCAGGACGAGCGGCCTGACGAAACGGTTCGGTGGTGTGACGGCGGTCGACGACGTGGACTTCGGCCTCGCGGACGACGAGTGCTGTGCGCTCATCGGTCCCAACGGGGCCGGCAAGACGACGTTCTTCAACCTGCTCACGGGGGCGCTCGCGCCCACCGAGGGGCGCGTCGAGTTCCGCGTCGACGGCGACTGGCGAGACATCACGGACTTCGAGCCCCACCAGACCGCGTCTGTCGGGCTCCACCGCTCGTACCAGATAACGAACGTCTTCCCGACCGCGACGGTCTTAGAGAACGTCCGCGTGGCCGCCCAGGCCGACAGCGACGCCACGGCGCGCTTCTGGCGCAACGTGGACGCGTTCCCCGAGTTCGTCGCGGAGGCCGAGGCCATCCTCGACCGGGTCGGCCTCGGCGGGAAGACGGAGACGGTCGCACAGAACCTCAGCCACGGCGAGAAGCGCCAGCTGGAGCTCGGTATCGCCCTCGCGGGCGACCCCGACGTGCTCCTGCTGGACGAGCCGGCCGCCGGCGTCTCCTCCGAGAGCGTCGACGACATCGTCGACCTCATCCGGGACATCGCGGGCGACCACTCGGTGCTGCTCGTCGAGCACAACATGGACGTGGTGATGGACCTCGCCGACCGCATCGCCGTGTTGCATCGCGGCAGCCTCATCGCCGACGGCGAGCCCGAGGCCGTCCGCGAGGACGAGGCGGTCCAGGAGGCGTACCTCGGCGGCTACGACGCCGACGCCGAACACGTCGCCGGCGCGGAGGCCAGCACCGGCGGCGGTAGCGACGCCGGGAGCGACAGCGAGGGTGGTGCCGCATGA
- a CDS encoding DUF7472 family protein: protein MDSETLKEVVVSSGAVATIIGIMIYIGMTYGGNKGVLAMDGGRMLAYAIAFFVVLMAVIGYTRKYWLDLEDE, encoded by the coding sequence ATGGATTCGGAGACACTCAAAGAGGTCGTGGTCTCCTCCGGGGCCGTCGCGACCATCATCGGGATCATGATCTACATCGGCATGACCTACGGGGGCAACAAGGGCGTCCTCGCGATGGACGGTGGCCGGATGCTCGCGTACGCCATCGCCTTCTTCGTGGTCCTGATGGCGGTCATCGGGTACACGCGAAAGTACTGGCTCGACCTCGAAGACGAGTAA
- a CDS encoding ABC transporter ATP-binding protein yields MSGDAAGHLLELSDVHTYYGESHILEGVSLHVDPGETVALVGRNGVGKTTTLRTALQLTPPREGTVHLRGEDVTGTATHEVARAGMGWIPEDRRMFSQLTVEENIQVAVKDGENVEAHLDTAFSAFPDLDEFREKKAGNLSGGQQQMVAIARGLVGENDLLLVDEPSEGLAPQIVENVAQALRSVSDEASLLLVEQNFPLAMDLADRFYLMDNGQVVHSDTTEGVSADDEEIRRYLT; encoded by the coding sequence ATGAGTGGCGACGCCGCCGGCCACCTCCTCGAACTCTCGGACGTCCACACCTACTACGGCGAGAGCCACATCTTAGAGGGCGTCTCGCTGCACGTCGACCCCGGCGAGACGGTCGCGCTCGTGGGGCGAAACGGCGTCGGCAAGACGACGACGCTCCGGACCGCGCTCCAGCTCACGCCGCCCCGCGAGGGGACGGTCCACCTCCGCGGCGAGGACGTGACCGGCACGGCGACCCACGAGGTCGCTCGTGCGGGGATGGGCTGGATTCCCGAGGACCGCCGGATGTTCTCGCAACTCACCGTCGAGGAGAACATCCAGGTCGCGGTCAAGGACGGCGAGAACGTCGAGGCCCACCTCGACACCGCGTTCTCGGCGTTCCCCGACCTCGACGAGTTCCGCGAGAAGAAGGCCGGCAACCTCTCGGGCGGCCAGCAGCAGATGGTCGCCATCGCCCGCGGGCTCGTGGGCGAGAACGACCTCCTGCTCGTCGACGAACCCAGCGAGGGCCTCGCCCCGCAGATAGTCGAGAACGTCGCGCAGGCGCTCCGGTCGGTCTCGGACGAGGCGTCGCTCCTGCTCGTCGAGCAGAACTTCCCGCTGGCGATGGACCTCGCCGACCGGTTCTACCTGATGGACAACGGCCAGGTCGTCCACTCCGATACCACGGAGGGCGTCAGCGCTGACGACGAGGAGATACGGAGGTACCTGACGTGA